CTAATGGGTTTAATGGCTTTTGCAGCAGTTTTGGTTATGTGATTCAATGTTATATTTTATATGCCACGGTTCTGTTATTGGTATTGTGCGTTTGTGATACCCACTGCTTTTTTGTGTAATGGAGAACAtgtgtttttcctcttttatatcttttgcCGCATGTGATTGTAGGTAATGAAAGTTACGATAGCGGAATtggttgttttgttattttctgtaATTTGTATTGatgggagggaggaaagtgaGTGTACGTTGATAACAGATTATCACGGTGACGCACCTTTAAGTGAGTCCGTATGTTATCTCACTTGTCTTTCAGATGCATTAAACAACTTATACAGCGATGGTGAGAAGAGGCTGTTTGTGAATGAGGAAGTGTACGCAAATGCATTTCGTATATTGGATgatatggaagaaaaaacagctgAAAGTGTTAGATATTTGAGTATTATTAGCAGTGTTGTGATGgtagagaaaaataataggTTGGAAAAGCTTATATCTCATGGAAATGCAATGGGAGACCTTGTGGCTAAGGCAGGTGGATTATTTGCTGAGGTTAATGAAAGTGTGAGGgcagtgaggaaagaaataccTGGTGCCCTCATAAAAGTGAATAAATATTATACGGCTATTGCTGAGGTCACAAGGACTGTGTGGGATGATGTTAAAGCTGTGGAAAGTGGAAAGCACGAATGTAAAGATCAAGAGTTTAGAGGTGTTAAAGAGTTTGAAGTTACATGTGGAGATAACGCATGTCCGCTGAGAGATGGTGTGAGTGAGGGCGCCCTCAAACATTATAAGAATGGGCTTCTTGAAATAAACGTGATGACAAAGTCCGGTAAGGTGAGTGAATGCCTCAACTTACCGCGGAATAACCTGTATAAGAGTGGTGCGGTAAACAATTCAAACAAAGTACTGGTTTGGCGTGATGATGCTGACACTGTCACTCACTTTCTACTCAAACTGAAAATACGGGACATCTTTAGCACCCTCATCGCACCTTTTGCCGCTGGACAACCGCCTTCAGTACTTGCCGAAATGATGGCCAATatcactttactttactttcgtTTCAGCGAAGTCCACAGGAGTTTCACTTCGTTGCTGCTCGACACGAATAGCATTGATAATGTGAAAAGCACTAATTCTACCATCTGACAGATAC
The genomic region above belongs to Trypanosoma brucei gambiense DAL972 chromosome 1, complete sequence and contains:
- a CDS encoding expression site-associated gene (ESAG) protein,putative produces the protein MKVTIAELVVLLFSVICIDGREESECTLITDYHGDAPLSESVCYLTCLSDALNNLYSDGEKRLFVNEEVYANAFRILDDMEEKTAESVRYLSIISSVVMVEKNNRLEKLISHGNAMGDLVAKAGGLFAEVNESVRAVRKEIPGALIKVNKYYTAIAEVTRTVWDDVKAVESGKHECKDQEFRGVKEFEVTCGDNACPLRDGVSEGALKHYKNGLLEINVMTKSGKVSECLNLPRNNLYKSGAVNNSNKVLVWRDDADTVTHFLLKLKIRDIFSTLIAPFAAGQPPSVLAEMMANITLLYFRFSEVHRSFTSLLLDTNSIDNVKSTNSTI